A window of Fragaria vesca subsp. vesca linkage group LG7, FraVesHawaii_1.0, whole genome shotgun sequence contains these coding sequences:
- the LOC101310271 gene encoding squamosa promoter-binding-like protein 8-like codes for MLDYEWANPSSVILDGSESVNGSDPNRHLHHHNGILDHYATTQVAFNNLLPPQPQQQQHSAFAQHFGQSQTQAHQVHSLFDPSVFASASSYAPTTHHHSMLSLDPSIPGHHGLMLIPKSEDMCPPTDFATRIGLNLGGRTYFSSEDDFMNRLYRRSRPADHGPLNSPRCQAEGCHADLSQAKHYHRRHKVCEFHSKASTVIANGLTQRFCQQCSRFHLLAEFDNGKRSCRKRLADHNRRRRKSQQPSQENRSSQPLSETARNSSSDNVTKSPGESAGHSSSAVTVALSPPRIGLDCFRPRLQTTTSSGSSSSLFFSRG; via the exons ATGCTGGACTACGAATGGGCCAACCCTTCCTCCGTCATTCTGGATGGATCCGAGTCCGTTAACGGATCCGACCCGAACCGACACCTCCACCACCACAACGGCATACTCGACCACTACGCCACCACTCAGGTCGCCTTCAACAACCTCCTCCCTCCTCAGCCTCAGCAGCAGCAGCACTCGGCCTTCGCTCAGCATTTCGGCCAGTCCCAGACCCAGGCCCACCAGGTGCACTCCCTCTTCGACCCCAGCGTCTTCGCCAGCGCGTCATCCTACGCGCCGACGACGCACCACCACTCCATGCTCAGCCTCGACCCCTCCATCCCGGGCCACCACGGGCTCATGTTGATCCCCAAGAGCGAGGACATGTGTCCGCCCACCGACTTCGCCACGAGGATCGGGCTCAACCTCGGTGGGCGGACCTACTTCTCGTCCGAGGACGACTTCATGAACCGGCTCTACCGCCGGTCCAGGCCGGCCGACCACGGCCCGCTCAACTCCCCGAGGTGCCAGGCCGAGGGCTGCCACGCCGATCTCTCCCAGGCAAAGCACTACCACCGCCGCCACAAGGTCTGCGAGTTCCACTCCAAAGCCTCCACCGTCATCGCCAACGGGTTAACTCAGCGATTCTGTCAGCAGTGTAGCAG GTTCCATCTTCTTGCGGAGTTTGACAACGGAAAACGCAGCTGCCGGAAGAGATTGGCCGATCACAACCGTCGCCGGCGAAAATCTCAGCAACCAAGTCAAGAAAACCGCAGCTCTCAACCGCTGTCTGAAACTGCCCGGAATTCATCTTCAGACAACGTTACAA AGTCCCCGGGGGAGTCTGCTGGTCATTCGTCTTCGGCTGTGACTGTGGCCCTGTCGCCGCCGCGAATTGGGTTGGATTGTTTCAGGCCAAGGCTACAAACCACAACCTCTTCAGGGTCATCAAGCTCACTTTTTTTCTCAAGAGGGTAA
- the LOC101309769 gene encoding uncharacterized protein LOC101309769, whose protein sequence is MDDSMKQFQKILIEHETQAEQLFLAKHQLVENDRVRNGNREALTSLRKIARTTKTSVPSPFESMMKEIGGAQSRPLVKEVCPTCGNHDSNERTWMMFPGTDVFARIPFHAAHTILEKDQEQLDFDSRRLQSTMKEKSLVLSETGALADKICPGVLKSLVTLTDKPK, encoded by the exons ATGGACGATAGCATGAAGCAATTCCAGAAAATCTTAATTGAGCACGAGACTCAAGCTGAGCAACTCTTTCTAGCTAAACACCAG CTGGTTGAAAATGATAGGGTGAGGAACGGGAACAGAGAAGCGCTTACATCTTTGAGGAAGATAGCTCGAACAACAAAAACTAGTGTTCCATCTCCTTTTGAGTCGATGATGAAGGAGATTGGGGGAGCTCAATCAAGACCCCTGGTGAAGGAGGTATGCCCCACCTGTGGCAACCATGACTCAAATGAGCGCACATGGATGATGTTCCCTGGAACTGATGTCTTTGCTAGGATTCCATTTCATGCTGCCCATACCATCTTGGAGAAAG ATCAAGAACAGCTCGACTTTGATTCCAGAAGGCTACAAAGCACTATGAAGGAGAAATCTCTTGTGCTTTCAGAAACAGGTGCCCTTGCTGACAAGATCTGTCCTGGTGTGCTGAAATCCTTGGTAACCCTGACAGACAAACCTAAGTGA